Proteins found in one Herbiconiux sp. A18JL235 genomic segment:
- a CDS encoding DNA-binding protein, translating into MPKYRTVRLDTPGARARLNEARLYLAAAELLDLGASAENKVAGSNAILAGVAAADAICGLVLGERSSGDDHAQAVTLLRRATHPSTKAANSLRRLLTRKTPVQYGTDAISASDASDLIAWARDIVGEAEARDR; encoded by the coding sequence GTGCCTAAGTACAGAACTGTTCGGCTCGACACACCCGGCGCCCGCGCCCGACTGAACGAGGCGCGGCTCTACCTCGCGGCCGCCGAACTCCTCGACCTGGGGGCCTCGGCCGAGAACAAGGTGGCGGGATCGAACGCGATCCTCGCCGGTGTCGCGGCAGCCGACGCGATCTGCGGGCTCGTCCTGGGCGAGCGGAGTTCGGGCGACGATCACGCTCAGGCGGTGACCCTTCTCCGGCGAGCTACGCATCCCTCGACCAAGGCGGCCAACAGCCTCAGGCGACTCCTCACGCGGAAGACACCGGTGCAGTACGGCACCGACGCGATCAGCGCGAGTGACGCATCTGACCTCATCGCCTGGGCGCGCGACATCGTGGGCGAGGCCGAGGCGCGAGACCGCTGA
- a CDS encoding zinc-binding dehydrogenase has protein sequence MKATLVREIGAGFVTEDVVLADPIGREVLVDVKASGLCHTDLTFSRNEMGTPLPMLLGHEVAGVVAAVGPGVTELAVGDHVVGCLVQSCGKCEACLTGRTFQCEHPEATLRTGDEPARVTDAHGHRVEQVFGLGGFAQQALIHENQLVKVSDAIPFPQAALLGCGVVTGAGAVINTANTQAGDAVVIVGAGGVGLNAINGAVVAGATTIIAVDVADDKLEKARRFGATHTINSTTTDAVAEVMAITGRGADAAFDFVGIPAVTASALEMLRPGGGLYLIGIIDPTATMPLLTIGLIGTQKRIQGVYMGSTTPKHDIPLYADLYLQGRFNLDDLMSREIALDGVEAGYELLHEPDVTRVVITSGLG, from the coding sequence ATGAAGGCAACACTGGTGCGCGAGATCGGCGCGGGCTTCGTCACCGAAGACGTCGTGCTCGCCGACCCGATCGGCCGGGAGGTGCTCGTCGACGTCAAGGCGTCGGGGCTCTGCCACACCGACCTCACCTTCTCCCGCAACGAGATGGGCACTCCGCTGCCCATGCTCCTCGGCCACGAGGTCGCGGGCGTCGTCGCCGCGGTCGGCCCCGGGGTCACCGAGCTCGCCGTCGGCGACCACGTCGTCGGATGCCTCGTGCAGTCGTGCGGCAAGTGCGAGGCCTGCCTCACCGGGCGCACCTTCCAGTGCGAGCATCCTGAGGCGACGCTCCGCACGGGCGACGAGCCGGCTCGCGTCACCGACGCGCACGGGCACCGGGTGGAGCAGGTGTTCGGTCTCGGCGGCTTCGCGCAGCAGGCGCTCATCCACGAGAACCAGCTGGTGAAGGTCTCCGACGCGATCCCGTTCCCGCAGGCGGCGTTGCTCGGCTGCGGCGTGGTCACCGGGGCCGGTGCCGTCATCAACACGGCGAACACGCAGGCGGGCGACGCCGTCGTCATCGTCGGTGCCGGGGGAGTCGGGCTCAACGCCATCAACGGCGCGGTCGTGGCCGGCGCGACCACGATCATCGCCGTCGACGTGGCCGACGACAAGCTCGAGAAGGCCCGCCGTTTCGGTGCGACCCACACCATCAACTCGACGACGACGGATGCGGTGGCCGAGGTCATGGCCATCACCGGTCGCGGGGCGGATGCGGCGTTCGACTTCGTGGGCATCCCCGCGGTCACCGCCTCGGCGCTCGAGATGCTGCGCCCGGGAGGCGGCCTGTACCTCATCGGCATCATCGACCCGACGGCCACGATGCCGCTGCTGACGATCGGACTCATCGGCACGCAGAAGCGCATCCAGGGTGTGTACATGGGCTCGACCACGCCGAAGCACGACATCCCGCTGTACGCCGACCTCTACCTGCAGGGCCGCTTCAACCTCGACGACCTCATGTCGCGGGAGATCGCCCTCGACGGCGTCGAGGCCGGCTACGAGTTGTTGCATGAGCCCGACGTCACCCGCGTCGTGATCACCTCGGGTCTCGGCTAG
- a CDS encoding TetR/AcrR family transcriptional regulator translates to MTAASGANEELRRTLRDSPDPRVARTRTAIAAAVHALSDAGEVLSVAAIVRTAGISRASFYAHYADLDELANGLRRDAFLTIADLYQHDDRPDAMRTSQDRLVAHFAGNRALYAAAGALPTTKEGYLAGVRAMAAVIEEALAGHPSRPSDLDPEATARYISGAAYGLLDAWITGEIALSEERLADHLTRLLPSWFSGVR, encoded by the coding sequence ATGACCGCCGCATCCGGAGCGAACGAGGAGCTTCGCCGCACGCTTCGCGACTCGCCCGACCCACGGGTCGCCCGCACGCGCACGGCGATCGCCGCGGCCGTGCACGCACTCTCCGACGCCGGCGAGGTCTTGAGCGTCGCGGCGATCGTGCGCACCGCCGGCATCAGCCGTGCGAGCTTCTACGCCCATTACGCCGATCTCGACGAACTGGCGAACGGCCTCCGCCGCGACGCGTTCCTCACCATCGCCGACCTCTACCAGCACGACGATCGCCCCGACGCGATGCGCACCTCCCAAGACCGCTTGGTCGCCCATTTCGCCGGCAACCGGGCCCTGTACGCCGCAGCAGGGGCGCTGCCCACGACGAAGGAGGGGTACCTCGCCGGCGTGCGGGCGATGGCGGCGGTGATCGAGGAGGCCCTGGCCGGGCATCCGTCACGCCCCTCCGACCTCGACCCCGAGGCGACCGCGCGTTACATCTCGGGCGCCGCCTACGGGCTGCTCGACGCCTGGATCACGGGCGAGATCGCCCTCAGCGAGGAGCGTCTCGCCGACCACCTGACGCGCCTGCTCCCGAGCTGGTTCAGCGGCGTTCGCTGA
- a CDS encoding DUF6226 family protein produces the protein MSAYARPPIEPPVIVDEEGQVIEHGRRWPGSPPEESYSVDAHPERFEPLHTVAEGLIEHLRDTYDIEVTEAVETGPELRRPKGEAARAVQLRPVDPAAAPLTIVFTAYPGVFARAGLLHEFAFPVCGCDACDSTWEAEADQLEETVLAVAEGRYRESVGVGPEPWVEYALEFSNGSSSGRVPAGELPAERVRAARARLGAGAGADAGAGANAGIGAERWAPWPLRA, from the coding sequence ATGAGCGCATATGCGAGGCCGCCGATCGAGCCGCCCGTCATCGTCGACGAGGAGGGCCAGGTGATCGAGCACGGGCGACGGTGGCCGGGCTCGCCACCGGAGGAGAGCTATTCGGTGGATGCGCATCCGGAGCGGTTCGAGCCCTTGCACACCGTGGCCGAGGGATTGATCGAGCACCTGCGCGACACCTACGACATCGAGGTGACGGAGGCGGTCGAGACCGGGCCCGAGCTTCGACGGCCGAAGGGCGAGGCGGCGCGGGCCGTCCAGCTGCGGCCGGTCGACCCGGCGGCTGCCCCGCTGACGATCGTGTTCACCGCGTACCCCGGGGTGTTCGCGCGGGCCGGGCTGCTGCACGAGTTCGCGTTCCCGGTGTGCGGCTGCGATGCCTGCGACTCGACCTGGGAGGCGGAAGCCGATCAGCTCGAGGAGACCGTGCTCGCGGTGGCCGAGGGGCGCTACCGGGAGAGTGTCGGCGTCGGGCCGGAGCCGTGGGTGGAGTACGCGCTCGAGTTCTCGAACGGCTCGAGTTCAGGGCGGGTGCCGGCCGGCGAGCTGCCCGCCGAGCGTGTGCGCGCGGCGCGAGCGCGGCTCGGCGCAGGCGCAGGCGCAGACGCAGGCGCAGGCGCAAACGCAGGCATCGGCGCCGAGCGCTGGGCACCCTGGCCGTTACGTGCGTGA
- a CDS encoding GbsR/MarR family transcriptional regulator: MRHPAVRVADQAAAMLTAAGLPRMPARTLMALVASPDEGYTAAQLAERLGVSPAAISGAVRYLTSLRMIEKVSRPGERLARYEMVDDGWHAMVVANAPLYGRLADAIDEIADENADAQHSVARAREVAGFLRFLQTRMPELVEEWWRSREG; encoded by the coding sequence ATGCGCCACCCCGCCGTGCGCGTCGCCGACCAGGCCGCCGCCATGCTCACCGCCGCCGGTCTGCCGCGGATGCCCGCGCGCACGCTGATGGCCCTCGTCGCCTCGCCCGACGAGGGGTACACCGCCGCCCAGCTGGCCGAGCGGCTCGGCGTCTCACCGGCCGCCATCTCGGGTGCGGTGCGGTATCTCACGTCGCTGCGCATGATCGAGAAGGTGTCGCGGCCGGGGGAGCGCCTCGCGCGCTACGAGATGGTCGACGACGGCTGGCACGCCATGGTGGTCGCGAACGCGCCGCTCTACGGGCGGCTCGCCGACGCGATCGACGAGATCGCCGACGAGAACGCCGACGCGCAGCACTCGGTGGCGCGGGCGCGGGAGGTCGCGGGGTTCCTGCGGTTCCTGCAGACACGGATGCCCGAGCTGGTCGAGGAGTGGTGGCGCAGCCGGGAGGGGTGA
- a CDS encoding ABC transporter permease: protein MITLLALRLRRDAVQLALWIVGAAGLALLSVGGIASSYGTEQNRADLLATAIANPVVLLFRGLPSGAGEGAFAAFLILPFIALLAAFMSVFLAVRHTRADEEAGRAELLGVTRAGRLLPLAATAVHGLLANVVLAALVAVSLVATGLPVGGSLMTGAASGAVGLVFLGVGLVAAQVLPTPRAANAAAVWVLMTTFVLAGLGNALGAPSADLQSVESSGLTWVSPFGWAENTRPFADDSGLPVLLCLAVGVALGAIAAALQARRDVGASLVPERRGSSDAGTLLATPTALVWRLTWPAVVGWAVGGLLTGLLATTLSGVLQQAASQLPSVQAVIDALSAGGSLAQGAVVIFFTMLGILAACCAVQVVSRARHEEAHGTAEPVLAAAVTRMQWLAGYVVVAMVGILAVITAAVAGAALGLAGQSDPDWSLMGDVLVTAGGQMAAASVFLVLTALLLVLAPRLTVPVGWALVLVGAVLGLFGGLFGFPEWLVDLSPVAVSPTVGADGVELRGLGWLVVAALAGGAASFALMRRRESAPGE, encoded by the coding sequence ATGATCACCCTGCTCGCCCTCCGCCTCCGCCGCGACGCCGTCCAGCTCGCGCTGTGGATCGTGGGCGCCGCCGGGCTCGCCCTGCTGAGCGTCGGCGGCATCGCCTCGAGCTACGGCACCGAGCAGAACCGCGCCGACCTCCTCGCCACCGCCATCGCGAACCCCGTGGTGCTCCTGTTCCGCGGCCTCCCCTCGGGCGCCGGCGAGGGGGCGTTCGCCGCGTTCCTCATCCTCCCCTTCATCGCCCTGCTCGCCGCGTTCATGAGCGTGTTCCTCGCCGTGCGCCACACCCGCGCCGATGAGGAGGCGGGCCGCGCAGAGCTCCTCGGCGTCACCCGGGCCGGGCGCCTGCTGCCCCTCGCCGCCACCGCCGTGCACGGCCTGCTCGCGAACGTCGTGCTCGCCGCGCTGGTAGCGGTCTCGCTCGTCGCGACCGGGCTCCCGGTGGGTGGTTCGCTCATGACGGGTGCCGCATCCGGAGCCGTCGGCCTCGTCTTCCTCGGTGTCGGTCTCGTCGCCGCGCAGGTGCTGCCCACCCCGCGCGCCGCGAACGCGGCGGCGGTGTGGGTGCTGATGACGACGTTCGTGCTCGCCGGGTTGGGCAACGCACTCGGCGCGCCGAGCGCCGACCTGCAGAGCGTCGAGAGCTCGGGGCTCACCTGGGTGTCGCCGTTCGGCTGGGCCGAGAACACCCGACCCTTCGCCGACGACAGCGGGCTGCCGGTGCTTCTGTGCCTCGCCGTCGGAGTCGCCCTCGGGGCGATCGCGGCAGCGCTGCAGGCCCGGCGCGACGTCGGCGCCTCGCTCGTGCCCGAGCGCCGCGGCAGCAGCGACGCCGGGACCCTGCTCGCCACACCCACCGCCCTCGTCTGGCGGCTCACCTGGCCCGCCGTCGTGGGCTGGGCGGTCGGCGGGCTCCTCACCGGGCTGCTCGCCACCACCCTCTCCGGCGTGCTCCAGCAAGCCGCCTCCCAGCTCCCCTCGGTGCAGGCGGTCATCGACGCGCTGAGCGCGGGCGGATCGCTCGCACAGGGTGCCGTGGTGATCTTCTTCACCATGCTCGGCATCCTCGCCGCGTGCTGCGCGGTGCAGGTCGTGAGCCGCGCGCGGCACGAGGAGGCGCACGGCACGGCCGAGCCGGTGCTCGCGGCGGCGGTGACCCGGATGCAGTGGCTGGCCGGTTACGTCGTCGTCGCGATGGTCGGCATCCTGGCCGTCATCACCGCCGCGGTCGCCGGGGCGGCCCTGGGGCTCGCCGGGCAGAGCGACCCCGACTGGTCGCTGATGGGCGACGTGCTCGTCACGGCGGGTGGACAGATGGCGGCAGCATCCGTCTTCCTCGTGCTCACGGCCCTCCTGCTCGTGCTGGCGCCGCGGCTCACCGTGCCGGTCGGCTGGGCGCTGGTGCTCGTGGGGGCGGTGCTCGGCCTCTTCGGCGGATTGTTCGGCTTTCCCGAGTGGCTGGTCGACCTCTCGCCCGTCGCCGTCAGCCCCACCGTCGGTGCCGACGGCGTCGAGCTGCGCGGCCTAGGCTGGCTGGTGGTCGCCGCGCTCGCCGGGGGTGCGGCCTCGTTCGCCCTGATGCGGCGCCGCGAATCGGCCCCGGGGGAGTGA
- a CDS encoding ATP-binding cassette domain-containing protein, whose protein sequence is MDVIETNGLTKRFGATTALAGLDLTVGAGEVHGFLGPNGAGKTTTIRILLGLARRTSGEVAVFGGDPWREAARLHRRIASVPGDVSVWPNLSGGEAIDVLARLRGVRRGDPEYARCKARLLDAFQLDPRKKGRAYSKGNRQKVALVAAFAVPAELYILDEPTSGLDPLMEVVFRDEVARVRSEGAAVLLSSHILSEVELLCDRVSIIRAGTIVETGTLGELRHLTRTEVSFEAHDAAEAGALPGAHDVSFANGRARFTVDSDALAGLLPELGYRGVQGLRIEPPSLEELFLRHYGDRTTEMPGVEVPGGDDATDAPARHAAPGGAAR, encoded by the coding sequence ATGGACGTCATCGAGACGAACGGATTGACCAAGCGCTTCGGCGCCACGACGGCTCTCGCCGGCCTCGACCTCACCGTCGGGGCCGGTGAGGTGCACGGCTTCCTCGGCCCCAACGGAGCGGGCAAGACCACGACCATCCGCATCCTGCTCGGTCTCGCACGCCGCACGAGCGGGGAGGTCGCGGTGTTCGGCGGCGACCCGTGGCGGGAGGCGGCCCGTCTCCACCGGCGCATCGCCTCGGTGCCGGGCGACGTGAGCGTATGGCCGAACCTCTCGGGCGGCGAGGCGATCGACGTGCTCGCTCGCCTGCGCGGTGTGCGCAGGGGCGACCCCGAGTACGCCCGCTGCAAGGCCCGCCTGCTCGACGCCTTCCAGCTCGACCCGCGCAAGAAGGGCCGCGCCTACTCGAAGGGCAACCGTCAGAAGGTCGCCCTGGTCGCCGCCTTCGCGGTTCCCGCCGAGCTCTACATCCTCGACGAGCCGACGAGCGGGCTCGACCCCCTGATGGAGGTCGTGTTCCGCGACGAGGTGGCGCGCGTGCGGTCGGAGGGGGCCGCGGTGCTGCTGTCGAGCCACATCCTCTCCGAGGTGGAGCTGCTCTGCGACCGCGTCTCGATCATCCGCGCCGGCACGATCGTCGAGACCGGCACCCTCGGCGAACTGCGCCACCTCACCCGCACCGAGGTGTCGTTCGAGGCGCACGACGCGGCCGAGGCCGGAGCGCTCCCGGGGGCGCACGACGTGTCGTTCGCCAACGGGCGGGCCCGCTTCACTGTCGATTCGGATGCGCTGGCCGGCCTCCTCCCTGAGCTCGGCTACCGGGGGGTGCAGGGCCTCCGCATCGAGCCGCCGAGCCTCGAAGAGCTGTTCCTGCGGCACTACGGCGACCGAACCACCGAGATGCCGGGCGTCGAGGTGCCGGGCGGAGACGACGCCACCGACGCCCCCGCTCGTCATGCAGCCCCCGGCGGAGCCGCGAGATGA
- a CDS encoding aldo/keto reductase — MQYRPLGRTGIKVTPYALGAMMLGSFGNPDRQEGVRIIHRALDAGINFIDTADRYGDSEEVVGEALVGRRDEVVLATKFWGPVDDDVNHRGASRRWIMQAVERSLRNLRTDHIDLYQLHRPDPETDIDETLSALTDLVRQGKVRAIGTSSMRGSEIVEAQWVSERRGFERFRTEQPNYSLLDREIEREILPVAERYGMGTLVYSPLAGGALTGKYRAGQANENFRAGTGMRHFRDERRLAAIEQLVALADEVGIPLTHLAMAFVIAHPGVTSAIAGPRTMEQLDDTLAGAEVVLSDEILDRIDAIVPPGESIGAMDMVYRGPEVTDASLRRRAEGTRSAA, encoded by the coding sequence ATGCAGTATCGACCCCTCGGCCGCACCGGCATCAAGGTCACGCCCTACGCCCTCGGCGCCATGATGCTCGGCTCGTTCGGCAACCCCGACAGGCAAGAGGGCGTACGCATCATCCACCGCGCGCTCGACGCCGGCATCAACTTCATCGACACGGCCGACCGCTACGGCGACTCGGAGGAGGTCGTCGGCGAAGCCCTCGTCGGCCGCCGCGACGAGGTGGTGCTCGCCACCAAGTTCTGGGGCCCGGTCGACGACGACGTGAACCACCGCGGCGCCTCCCGCCGCTGGATCATGCAGGCCGTCGAACGCTCCCTGCGCAACCTGCGCACCGACCACATCGACCTCTACCAGCTGCACCGCCCCGACCCCGAGACCGACATCGACGAGACCCTCTCGGCCCTCACCGACCTGGTGCGCCAGGGCAAGGTGCGGGCCATCGGCACCTCCTCGATGCGCGGCTCCGAAATCGTCGAGGCCCAGTGGGTCTCCGAGCGCCGCGGGTTCGAGCGGTTCCGCACCGAGCAGCCGAACTACTCCCTCCTCGATCGCGAGATCGAACGCGAGATCCTTCCCGTCGCCGAGCGCTACGGGATGGGCACCCTCGTCTACAGCCCGCTCGCCGGCGGAGCGCTCACGGGCAAGTACCGCGCGGGTCAGGCGAACGAGAACTTCCGCGCCGGCACCGGCATGCGCCACTTCCGCGACGAGCGCCGGCTCGCCGCCATCGAGCAGCTCGTCGCTCTCGCCGACGAGGTGGGCATTCCGCTGACGCACCTGGCGATGGCCTTCGTCATCGCGCATCCGGGTGTCACCTCGGCGATCGCCGGGCCGCGCACCATGGAGCAGCTCGACGACACCCTGGCGGGCGCCGAGGTCGTGCTGAGCGATGAGATCCTCGACCGCATCGACGCCATCGTGCCGCCCGGCGAGAGCATCGGCGCGATGGACATGGTCTACCGGGGGCCCGAGGTGACGGATGCCTCCCTCCGCCGCCGCGCGGAGGGCACGCGTTCCGCTGCATGA
- a CDS encoding TetR/AcrR family transcriptional regulator yields MPAVSGASATASDPAPRSLRADARQNLDALLTAARTVFARSGVDAPAREIATEAGVGVGTLYRHFPNRAELVAAVFTTEIDATAAEAQELLAQHPPGEALDLWITRFTRFVATKQGLSAALRSGDPAYDTLPEQLMGKLGPAIGSLLDAAVAAGEVRPGIDPLELLQAVGDLSHRTPSPDGTPNPMVRLLLDGLRAR; encoded by the coding sequence ATGCCTGCCGTCTCCGGTGCTTCCGCCACCGCATCCGACCCCGCGCCGCGCAGCCTCAGGGCCGACGCTCGCCAGAATCTCGACGCACTTCTGACGGCAGCGCGCACCGTGTTCGCGCGGTCGGGCGTTGATGCTCCGGCTCGCGAGATCGCCACCGAGGCGGGGGTGGGCGTCGGCACGCTCTACCGACATTTCCCGAACCGCGCCGAACTCGTCGCGGCCGTCTTCACCACCGAGATCGACGCCACCGCGGCCGAGGCGCAGGAGTTGCTGGCGCAGCATCCGCCCGGCGAGGCCCTCGACCTCTGGATCACCCGCTTCACCCGCTTCGTCGCCACGAAGCAGGGCCTCTCGGCAGCCCTTCGCTCAGGCGACCCGGCCTACGACACCCTGCCGGAACAACTCATGGGCAAGCTCGGCCCCGCCATCGGCTCCCTCCTCGACGCCGCCGTCGCCGCCGGCGAGGTGCGCCCGGGCATCGACCCCCTCGAACTCCTCCAGGCCGTCGGCGACCTCAGCCACCGCACCCCCTCCCCCGACGGCACCCCCAACCCCATGGTCCGCCTCCTCCTCGACGGCCTCCGCGCCCGCTAG
- a CDS encoding IclR family transcriptional regulator → MIQSIDRAAKILSLLQGARRLGITELGAALELPPSTVHGIVKSLQAHGLVAQERGGNRYMLGPALVKLSSVYLDTLDVRARSIRWMHDLSSETGYATRLGVELFGEVLVIHHDRRPDGSEQMPETGLTLPSHASALGKVLLAFDADHRREALDRPLRTLTGSTTTDPADLEAEFERVRRDSLGYELEEAVIGENSVAAPVYDAGGAAVAALALVVPSAEWPPPAAALTALTDAARSISRDLGAPLR, encoded by the coding sequence GTGATCCAATCGATCGACCGGGCGGCGAAGATCCTGTCGCTGCTGCAGGGTGCGCGCCGGCTCGGCATCACCGAGCTCGGAGCTGCGCTCGAGCTGCCGCCGTCGACGGTGCACGGCATCGTGAAGTCGTTGCAGGCGCACGGTCTCGTCGCGCAGGAGCGCGGTGGCAATCGCTACATGCTCGGCCCTGCGCTGGTGAAGCTGTCGAGCGTGTACCTCGACACGCTCGACGTGCGGGCGCGGTCGATCCGCTGGATGCACGACCTCTCCAGCGAGACCGGTTACGCCACGAGGCTCGGTGTCGAGCTGTTCGGCGAGGTTCTCGTCATCCACCACGACCGCCGACCCGACGGTTCGGAGCAGATGCCCGAAACCGGCCTCACGCTTCCGAGCCACGCGTCAGCCCTCGGCAAGGTGCTCCTGGCGTTCGACGCCGACCACCGGCGCGAGGCGCTCGACCGCCCCCTGCGCACCCTCACCGGCTCCACCACGACCGACCCGGCCGATCTCGAAGCCGAATTCGAGCGGGTGCGTCGCGACTCGCTCGGCTACGAGCTCGAGGAGGCCGTCATCGGCGAGAACTCCGTCGCGGCTCCCGTGTACGACGCCGGCGGTGCGGCTGTCGCCGCCCTCGCCCTCGTCGTCCCCTCCGCCGAATGGCCTCCCCCCGCCGCCGCCCTGACCGCCCTCACCGACGCCGCCCGCTCCATCTCCCGCGACCTCGGCGCCCCCCTCCGCTGA
- a CDS encoding MIP/aquaporin family protein, whose amino-acid sequence MDDNRTWQRLTAEFLGTAFLVFIGVGSVPAALIVNGDAPFTMASLGFISLAFATVVIATVYVFGYISGNHINPAVTLALAVSGKFAWKDVPGYLLAQVLGATAGAFAIVGALGQQASDLGLGVAAYGDIPVWQAFTAEFLGTFILVFTVFGVIHRKAAPGFAGIVIGLVVFAAIIPVAPATGASINPARTTGPMLVQQLLGGTVQWEQWPVYVIAEITAGIAAGLLFGLVSRTRADRTTLTEALEEEDARAR is encoded by the coding sequence ATGGACGACAACCGAACCTGGCAACGCCTGACCGCCGAGTTCCTCGGCACCGCCTTCCTCGTGTTCATCGGGGTCGGCTCGGTGCCCGCCGCCCTCATCGTGAACGGTGACGCCCCGTTCACGATGGCGAGCCTCGGCTTCATCTCGCTCGCCTTCGCCACGGTCGTCATCGCCACCGTCTACGTCTTCGGATACATCTCGGGCAACCACATCAACCCGGCGGTCACCCTCGCCCTCGCGGTGAGCGGCAAGTTCGCCTGGAAGGACGTGCCGGGCTACCTGCTGGCCCAGGTGCTCGGCGCGACCGCAGGCGCCTTCGCGATCGTCGGCGCCCTCGGCCAGCAGGCCAGCGACCTCGGGCTCGGCGTCGCCGCCTACGGAGACATCCCGGTGTGGCAGGCGTTCACCGCCGAGTTCCTCGGCACGTTCATCCTCGTGTTCACGGTGTTCGGCGTCATCCACCGCAAGGCGGCGCCCGGTTTCGCCGGCATCGTCATCGGTCTCGTCGTCTTCGCCGCGATCATCCCCGTCGCGCCCGCCACCGGCGCCTCCATCAACCCTGCCCGCACCACAGGCCCCATGCTCGTGCAGCAGTTGCTCGGCGGAACCGTGCAGTGGGAGCAGTGGCCGGTCTACGTCATCGCCGAGATCACCGCCGGCATCGCCGCCGGGCTGCTGTTCGGGCTCGTCTCCCGCACCCGCGCCGACCGCACGACCCTCACCGAGGCACTCGAAGAAGAGGATGCTCGTGCCCGCTGA